The following coding sequences are from one Musa acuminata AAA Group cultivar baxijiao chromosome BXJ2-4, Cavendish_Baxijiao_AAA, whole genome shotgun sequence window:
- the LOC135609064 gene encoding germin-like protein 3-8, translating into MESHYTKRPFLLFLSFTVLLVLIRADPDPLQDFCVADLGATVVVNGFPCKPASGVTSDDFFFAGLSREGNTSNIFGSNVTNANMLSFPGLNTLGVSMNRVDVAPGGTNPPHSHPRATELIILLKGRLLVGFISTSNQFFSKVLNPGEMFVVPKGLIHFQYNVGKEKALAITTFDSQLPGVVIASTTLFASNPAIPDDVLAKAFQVDAKVVALIKSKFER; encoded by the coding sequence ATGGAGTCGCACTACACGAAGAGACcattcctcctctttctctccttCACCGTCCTCCTCGTGTTGATCCGCGCTGACCCTGATCCTCTCCAGGACTTCTGCGTCGCCGACCTCGGAGCTACTGTGGTCGTCAATGGGTTCCCGTGCAAGCCCGCGTCCGGAGTCACGTCCGACGACTTCTTCTTCGCCGGACTGTCCAGGGAGGGCAACACCAGCAATATCTTCGGGTCCAACGTGACCAACGCCAACATGCTCAGCTTCCCGGGGCTCAACACCCTCGGCGTCTCCATGAACCGCGTCGACGTCGCCCCCGGCGGCACCAACCCGCCCCACAGCCACCCGAGGGCTACCGAGCTCATCATCCTCCTCAAGGGCCGGCTGCTGGTGGGGTTCATCAGCACCAGTAACCAGTTCTTCTCCAAGGTCTTGAACCCCGGCGAGATGTTCGTGGTGCCCAAGGGGCTCATCCACTTCCAGTACAACGTCGGCAAGGAGAAGGCGCTCGCCATCACCACCTTCGACAGCCAGCTCCCCGGAGTAGTGATCGCCTCCACCACCCTGTTCGCATCGAATCCGGCGATTCCCGACGATGTGCTGGCCAAAGCTTTTCAGGTGGACGCGAAGGTCGTCGCTCTCATCAAGTCCAAGTTTGAGAGATAA